A stretch of the Comamonas testosteroni TK102 genome encodes the following:
- the icd gene encoding NADP-dependent isocitrate dehydrogenase, with the protein MSKSQHIQVPPQGEKISINADKTLNVPNQPIIPFIEGDGVGVDVTPVMRKVADAAVAKVYGSQRKIAWMEVYAGEKATRIYGPDVWLPEETVAAVRDYAVSIKGPLTTPVGGGIRSLNVALRQELDLYVCLRPVQYFKGVPSPLKEPEKTNMVIFRENSEDIYAGIEYAAGSEKAKKLIDFLAKEMGANKIRFPETSGIGIKPVSREGTERLVRKAIQYAIDNNKPSVTLVHKGNIMKYTEGAFRDWGYALAQREFGAELIDGGPWCRIKHPKTGKDIIIKDSITDAFLQQILMRPAEYSVVATLNLNGDYISDALAAQVGGIGIAPGANLSESIACFEATHGTAPRYAGKDYVNPGSMILCAEMMLRHIGWREAADLIVESLEKAIQSKHVTYDFARLMDGATQVSCSGFGDVVISMMD; encoded by the coding sequence ATGAGCAAGTCCCAGCACATCCAGGTTCCGCCGCAGGGTGAGAAGATCAGCATCAATGCGGACAAGACACTGAATGTTCCGAATCAACCCATCATTCCTTTCATCGAGGGCGACGGTGTCGGCGTCGATGTGACGCCGGTGATGCGCAAGGTGGCTGACGCTGCCGTGGCCAAGGTCTATGGCAGCCAGCGCAAGATCGCCTGGATGGAGGTGTATGCAGGCGAGAAGGCCACGCGCATCTACGGCCCCGATGTCTGGCTGCCCGAGGAAACCGTGGCCGCCGTGCGCGACTATGCCGTGTCCATCAAGGGCCCGCTGACCACGCCCGTGGGCGGCGGCATCCGTTCGCTGAACGTGGCGCTGCGCCAGGAACTGGACCTGTATGTCTGCCTGCGCCCCGTGCAGTACTTCAAGGGCGTGCCTTCGCCACTCAAGGAGCCCGAGAAGACGAATATGGTGATCTTCCGCGAGAACTCGGAGGACATCTACGCGGGCATCGAATACGCGGCCGGCAGCGAGAAGGCGAAGAAGCTCATCGACTTCCTGGCCAAGGAAATGGGCGCCAACAAGATCCGCTTTCCCGAAACCTCGGGCATCGGCATCAAGCCCGTCTCGCGCGAGGGCACGGAGCGCCTGGTGCGCAAGGCCATCCAGTACGCCATCGACAACAACAAGCCCAGCGTGACCCTGGTTCACAAGGGCAACATCATGAAGTACACGGAAGGCGCTTTCCGTGACTGGGGTTACGCGCTGGCGCAGCGGGAGTTCGGTGCCGAGCTGATCGACGGCGGCCCCTGGTGCCGCATCAAGCACCCGAAGACGGGCAAGGACATCATCATCAAGGACTCGATCACCGACGCCTTTTTGCAGCAGATTCTGATGCGTCCGGCCGAGTATTCGGTGGTGGCCACGCTCAACCTCAATGGCGACTACATCTCCGATGCGCTGGCCGCGCAGGTGGGCGGCATCGGCATTGCTCCCGGTGCCAACCTCTCGGAGAGCATTGCCTGCTTCGAAGCCACCCACGGCACGGCGCCGCGCTATGCGGGCAAGGATTATGTGAATCCGGGCTCCATGATTCTGTGTGCCGAGATGATGCTGCGCCACATCGGCTGGCGCGAGGCTGCGGACCTGATCGTCGAGTCGCTGGAAAAAGCCATTCAGAGCAAGCACGTGACCTATGACTTCGCCCGTCTGATGGACGGTGCGACCCAGGTGTCCTGCTCGGGCTTCGGGGATGTGGTGAT
- a CDS encoding DUF192 domain-containing protein gives MKTLSTKTPQQSGWRAPLLALACTALLGLFGSPAMARDEGQPQMNLRRIDLTAGMYRIDTQLAVTPQQREIGLMFRKEMPQQEGMLFVFEVPGVQCFWMRNTILPLTAAFVADDGTIVNLADMKPMSEDSHCSAKPVRYVLEMNQGWFTKRGIKAGTKLGGAPFNR, from the coding sequence ATGAAGACCCTCTCCACCAAGACACCCCAACAATCCGGCTGGCGCGCTCCGCTGCTGGCCCTGGCCTGTACCGCCCTGCTGGGCCTGTTCGGCAGCCCCGCGATGGCCCGCGACGAAGGTCAGCCACAGATGAATCTGCGCCGCATCGACCTGACGGCCGGCATGTACCGCATCGACACCCAGCTGGCCGTCACGCCGCAGCAGCGCGAGATCGGCCTGATGTTCCGCAAGGAGATGCCGCAGCAGGAAGGCATGCTCTTTGTCTTCGAGGTGCCCGGCGTGCAGTGCTTCTGGATGCGCAACACCATCCTGCCGCTGACGGCGGCCTTTGTGGCCGATGACGGCACCATCGTCAATCTGGCCGACATGAAGCCCATGAGCGAAGACTCCCACTGCTCGGCCAAGCCCGTGCGCTATGTGCTGGAGATGAACCAGGGCTGGTTCACCAAGCGCGGCATCAAGGCCGGCACCAAACTGGGCGGCGCTCCCTTCAATCGCTAA
- a CDS encoding CPCC family cysteine-rich protein, with protein sequence MPLYQCPCCDYFSLDERGEYSICSVCFWEDSGWDVDCPDEYSGPNHMTLRDGRRNFQYFGACDYRMLKSVLPLAARNRYRHGPRVLSKVASIRVGQ encoded by the coding sequence ATGCCGCTGTATCAGTGTCCGTGCTGCGACTATTTCTCGCTGGATGAGCGTGGCGAGTACAGCATCTGCAGCGTCTGCTTCTGGGAAGACAGTGGCTGGGATGTGGACTGCCCGGATGAATACTCCGGCCCCAACCATATGACGCTGCGCGATGGTCGGCGCAACTTTCAGTACTTTGGTGCCTGCGACTACCGAATGCTCAAGAGCGTGCTCCCACTGGCAGCGCGCAACCGCTATCGGCATGGGCCGCGCGTTCTGAGTAAAGTGGCATCAATCCGCGTGGGGCAGTGA
- a CDS encoding NADP-dependent isocitrate dehydrogenase: MSTQQPTIIYTLTDEAPRLATSAFLPVIRAFAAPAGINVETSDISLAGRILGEFPDFLTEAQRAPNNLAELGKLTLTPEANIIKLPNISASVGQLQDAIKELQGKGYAIPDYPETATTDAEKDIKARYNRCIGSAVNPVLREGNSDRRAPAAVKNYAKKHPHSMGEWKQWSQTHVSHMEEGDFYHGEKSMTLDKAREVKMVLETQSGNSIVLKDKVKLQAAEVIDSMFMSKKALCAFYEKEIEDCRESGILFSLHVKATMMKVSHPIVFGHCVKIFYKEAFEKHGKLFDQLGVNVNNGMANLYEKIETLPASQREEIIRDLHKCQEHRPRLAMVDSAKGITNFHSPNDVIVDASMPAMIRVGGKMWAADGKPYDCKAVMPESTFARIYQEVINFCKWHGNFDPKTMGTVPNVGLMAQKAEEYGSHDKTFEIAEDGVANIVDIATGEVLLSQNVEAGDIWRMCQVKDAPIRDWVKLAVTRARNSGMPAVFWLDPYRPHEAELIKKVQTYLKEYDTNGLEIHILSQVRAMRYTLERVARGLDTISVTGNILRDYLTDLFPILELGTSAKMLSIVPLMAGGGMYETGAGGSAPKHVQQLVEENHLRWDSLGEFLALAVSFEDLGIKENNARAKLLAKTLDEATGKLLDEDKSPSRRTGELDNRGSQFYIALYWAQALAAQTEDAELAAKFATLAKTLAENEAKIVAEMKEVQGKAADIGGYYMPDVAKLDAVMRPSATFNAAIASV; this comes from the coding sequence ATGAGTACGCAGCAACCCACCATCATCTACACATTGACTGACGAGGCTCCCCGCCTGGCTACCAGCGCATTCCTGCCCGTGATCCGTGCTTTCGCAGCGCCGGCCGGCATCAATGTGGAGACCAGCGATATCTCGCTGGCAGGCCGTATCCTGGGCGAGTTTCCCGACTTTTTGACCGAAGCCCAACGCGCTCCGAACAATCTGGCTGAACTGGGCAAGCTGACGCTGACGCCTGAAGCCAATATCATCAAGCTGCCCAATATCTCCGCATCCGTGGGCCAGCTGCAAGACGCGATCAAGGAATTGCAGGGCAAGGGCTACGCCATCCCCGACTATCCTGAAACCGCCACGACCGATGCCGAAAAGGACATCAAGGCACGCTACAACAGGTGCATCGGCTCTGCCGTGAACCCCGTGCTGCGCGAAGGCAACTCGGATCGCCGCGCACCTGCTGCCGTGAAGAACTACGCCAAGAAGCACCCCCATTCCATGGGTGAGTGGAAGCAGTGGTCGCAAACCCATGTGTCGCACATGGAAGAGGGCGATTTCTACCATGGCGAAAAGTCCATGACGCTGGACAAGGCCCGCGAAGTGAAGATGGTGCTGGAGACCCAGTCCGGCAACAGCATCGTTCTGAAGGACAAGGTCAAGCTGCAGGCTGCAGAAGTGATCGATTCCATGTTCATGAGCAAGAAGGCCTTGTGCGCTTTCTATGAAAAGGAAATCGAAGACTGCCGCGAGTCGGGCATCCTGTTCTCGCTGCACGTGAAGGCCACCATGATGAAGGTGTCCCACCCCATCGTGTTCGGTCACTGCGTGAAGATTTTCTACAAGGAAGCCTTCGAAAAGCACGGCAAGCTGTTTGATCAACTGGGCGTGAACGTGAACAACGGCATGGCCAATCTGTACGAGAAGATCGAGACCCTGCCTGCTTCGCAGCGCGAAGAAATCATCCGTGACCTGCACAAGTGCCAGGAGCACCGTCCGCGTCTGGCCATGGTCGACTCCGCCAAGGGCATCACCAATTTCCACTCGCCCAACGACGTGATCGTGGATGCTTCCATGCCCGCCATGATCCGCGTAGGCGGCAAGATGTGGGCGGCTGACGGCAAGCCTTACGACTGCAAGGCCGTGATGCCTGAGTCCACCTTTGCCCGTATCTACCAGGAAGTGATCAACTTCTGCAAATGGCACGGCAACTTTGACCCCAAGACCATGGGCACCGTACCCAACGTGGGTCTGATGGCTCAAAAGGCCGAAGAGTACGGCTCGCACGACAAGACGTTCGAGATCGCTGAAGACGGCGTGGCCAACATCGTGGACATTGCCACCGGCGAAGTACTGCTGAGCCAGAACGTGGAAGCCGGTGACATCTGGCGCATGTGCCAGGTCAAGGATGCTCCTATCCGTGACTGGGTGAAGCTGGCTGTGACCCGTGCCCGCAACTCCGGCATGCCTGCCGTGTTCTGGCTGGACCCCTATCGTCCCCACGAAGCCGAGCTGATCAAGAAGGTGCAGACCTACTTGAAGGAATACGACACCAACGGCCTGGAAATCCACATCCTCTCGCAAGTGCGCGCCATGCGCTACACGCTGGAGCGCGTGGCCCGTGGTCTGGACACCATTTCGGTGACCGGCAATATTCTGCGTGACTACCTGACCGACCTGTTCCCGATTCTGGAGCTGGGCACCTCGGCCAAGATGCTGTCCATCGTGCCTCTGATGGCTGGTGGCGGCATGTACGAAACGGGTGCTGGCGGCTCCGCTCCCAAGCATGTGCAGCAGCTGGTGGAAGAAAACCACCTGCGCTGGGACTCGCTGGGTGAATTCCTGGCCCTGGCCGTCTCATTCGAAGACCTGGGCATCAAGGAAAACAATGCCCGCGCCAAGCTGCTGGCCAAGACTCTGGACGAAGCCACCGGCAAGCTGCTGGACGAAGACAAGTCGCCTTCGCGTCGCACCGGCGAGCTGGACAACCGTGGTTCGCAGTTCTACATCGCTCTGTACTGGGCCCAGGCTCTGGCTGCTCAGACCGAAGATGCAGAACTGGCGGCCAAGTTCGCCACTCTGGCTAAAACCCTGGCCGAGAACGAAGCCAAGATCGTGGCCGAGATGAAGGAAGTGCAAGGCAAGGCTGCCGATATCGGCGGCTACTACATGCCCGACGTGGCCAAGCTGGACGCCGTGATGCGCCCCAGCGCCACCTTCAACGCCGCCATCGCGTCGGTGTAA
- a CDS encoding GNAT family N-acetyltransferase, which translates to MNSVAIVETNVINHPFLCERVREGKRSGTREFVALIEGVEAGLLIFEHFPRDSWGLIYEIYVLNEFRGLGIGNLILSHAENVARDSACKTLRLTARSLDQQFIKDDTLMSWYGRKGFIRDTSESSGMLKHLAC; encoded by the coding sequence ATGAATTCCGTTGCTATTGTAGAGACAAACGTGATAAACCACCCATTCCTTTGCGAGAGAGTTAGAGAGGGTAAGCGATCTGGAACTAGGGAGTTTGTTGCGTTAATCGAAGGTGTTGAGGCTGGCCTTTTGATTTTTGAGCACTTTCCCAGGGACTCTTGGGGATTGATATACGAGATCTATGTGCTAAATGAATTCAGGGGCTTGGGCATTGGTAACCTGATTTTGTCACATGCAGAAAATGTAGCTCGTGATTCTGCGTGTAAGACACTGCGTCTCACAGCGCGCTCACTCGATCAGCAGTTCATCAAGGATGATACTCTAATGTCTTGGTACGGGCGCAAAGGCTTTATTCGAGATACCAGCGAGTCTAGTGGGATGCTGAAGCATCTTGCCTGCTAA
- a CDS encoding H-NS family nucleoid-associated regulatory protein, which produces MSTHSYKELLAQREALEQQIAAARKAEVAGAVQKIKDLVEAFGLTQDDVFPPAKQKQKRETGSVAPKYRDPATGQTWTGRGKPPNWIKDQDRSKFAI; this is translated from the coding sequence ATGAGTACACATTCGTACAAGGAATTGTTGGCGCAACGCGAAGCTCTTGAGCAGCAGATTGCAGCCGCTCGAAAGGCCGAAGTCGCAGGCGCGGTGCAAAAAATCAAGGACTTGGTCGAGGCTTTCGGCCTGACACAGGACGATGTCTTCCCTCCCGCCAAGCAAAAACAAAAGCGTGAGACTGGCTCCGTCGCCCCTAAATACCGCGACCCCGCCACAGGTCAAACATGGACTGGCCGAGGAAAGCCTCCAAACTGGATCAAAGATCAAGACCGTTCCAAGTTCGCAATCTAA